The DNA region TTTTATTGGTAGATACTTAGTGGCAATAGGCCCTAAGGTCTTTCCGCCGGGTATGTCTGATCGGTTGACAAACCTCTGATACGGCACTTCTGCCTTATGACATAACTGCTGAAAAATACCGGAAGTTACACTGTCTGTGGCATAGTTTTGTTTGGCACTGATTTTGATTGTAATCCCTTTATTTAAAACAGGGAAGTTCGTAATATCACAAGACGTCGTCGCATTAGGATGGGTAGCATGAGCACCGTCCGCCGATATCATGAAGGATTGATCCAGCAGTCTATAGATTTGTTCCGGCGAGCCATTTAGGCTATGTCCTATTCGTTTTATGATTTGATGCAACAAATCACTATCCGCACCTTGTTTGGATGTACTTCCAATCTCCTCATTATCAAAACAAGCTGCCATACTGATACCATCATAATGACTGCTTTCAATAAGGGCCGTCACACTGCTATACACCATAGCCAAGTTATCGATCCTTGGGGCTGATATAAAAGATTGATCAAGGCCAATGACCTGACCTTTTTCTGTTACATACATGTATAGATCAAAATCTAGGATGTCCGTTACGTCACAGGCCAGTTTCTTTGCTAATACGCTGATCAAATAGTCCTTATTAACAAATTCATCTTCAACCATTTTTAGGATGGGTAACAAGTCTTCTTGAGGATTTTTCTCTGCTTCCTTTTTATCATGCCTTTTAAAATGAATGGCAAGACTGGGAATCACCATAATCGGATCCCTAAAATCAATCTCTACCACTTTGGGCTTAAACACTGTATCTGATCTTAGCACGACTTGTCCGGCTAAAGAAATGGGACGGTCAAACCAACTATCTAGAATCGGTCCGCCATAGACTTCCGTATTCAGCTTCAAGTAACCATGAGTCGTAATCTCCGGATCCGGCTTAATCTTAAAGCTTGGAAAATCTGTGTGGGATGTAATAATCCTAAAGCCTTCCTGTATATATGGCGTTGTTCCAATGGTAAAGCACACCAGCATGCTGGGGTAAGGTCTTACATAATACTTTCCACCCCCGGATAACTTCCAATTATCTGACATAAGCAAAGCTTCAAAACCGTTTTCTTCTAAGGCACTAACACTCGTACTCACCGCTTGAATGGGTGAGGTTGCAGCTCCTATATAATCTATTAATCCTTGTGTATAATTTCGCATATGACACCTCCTATTGGATAGTTTAACAGAGGGTTTATAGGCTGTCAATCTAGAGAAATCAGCCGAATTTTCAGGTATGGATTGCAAGTTTTGTATCAAAGACTTATAATAAAATCATTCTAGCTTATGAGAGGAATCACATGATTGGATTAATTGCTGACGACACGAAAACCTTTATGAACCAACTCATTAAAACCGATATTTTTGATAATTTCCTGGTCTTATCTCTTGACTTAGATACCTTGTGCCGATTCTCTGTTAACGGGGCCGTTAATTCAGGTTACATGTCTAAGGAAGATGCCCAGATTCAATCCATCGATGAATATGTTGCCTGGACCTATATTAAACCTGTGGTGGCAACAGTTTTGAAACAAAGTCTAAGACCCACCGGTATGAAGCTTACCTTAACCCTATCTCAAGACGCTACTGAAGAGATTCTAAGACGCCATGGCCAAAGCCTTTCCGGTCATCCTATTAAAGGCTTCATCTTGAATATCCTATTTGACGGTCAACATGTTAAACTTACCACTGGTGTGAATTATAACCAATTTACCTTGGACAAGTCTCTAGAGTATGCCTTTGATGCTATGATTACCCAGTTCTTCAAAAAAAATGAGCTGATTATGATTAAAATATAGTTTTGCTTTTAGCACTCTTCTCATGAGAGTGCTAAATTTTTCTTGACAATCTATGTAGGAACGACTATCATATACATTGGATATGGTTATATTAATCATAATTACATATAAGAGGAGGTTATAGCATGAGCATTGAAAAAGGAAGCTTGTCTATACACAGCGAAAATATTTTCCCAATAATTAAAAAATGGTTGTATTCTGACCACGATATCTTTGTAAGAGAATTGATTTCAAATGGCAGTGATGCCATAACCAAATTAAGAAAACTAGCGACTATGGGTGAAGTAGAACTCCCTTCAGATGAAGCTTACAAGATTGTCGTGCGTTATGACGAAAAGGCAGACACCTTGACTTTTACAGACAATGGTATTGGTCTGACCGCTGAAGAAGTTAAGAAATACATCAATCAGATTGCTTTTTCTGGTGCTGAAGATTTCCTGAACACCTATAAGGATAAAGCAGATTCCGAGCAGATTATCGGACATTTTGGCCTTGGCTTCTATTCCGCTTTTATGGTAGCAGGGCAGGTGGAGATCAAGTCTCTTTCATACAAACAAGATGCAACACCCATTCACTGGACATGTGACGGCGGCACTGAATTCAAACTAGAAGATGGTGACAGAAGCGAAAGAGGTACAGACATTATCTTGCATCTAGGAGAAGATGGCAAAGAGTTCAAAAATGCTTATAAGATTAAGAGCACCATTGAAAAATACTGTTCTTTCATGCCTTATGAGATTTATTTCGAAGAAGTCGGCAAAGAAGAAGAAAAAACAACAGAAACAGATAAAGACAGCGAAGATAAGGTCGTTGAACCTAAGCCTTTAAATGAGATCTCACCCTTATATCTAAAACAACCCAGTGAATGTACGGATGAAGAATACAAGGCTTTCTACCGTGATACTTTCATGGATTTTAAAGAGCCTTTGTTCTGGATTCATTTGAACATGGATTATCCCTTCAATCTTAAGGGTATCCTATACTTCCCTAAGCTTGGCAACGAGTTTGAGAACATCGAAGGTCAGATTAAGCTTTACAACAGCCAAGTGTTTGTTGCACAAAACATTAAGGAAGTCATTCCCGAATTCTTATTGTTGTTAAAAGGTGTGATTGACTGTCCTGACTTACCTCTGAATGTCTCAAGAAGCTTCCTACAAAACGATGGTTTTGTTAAGAAAATCTCGGATTATATATCTAAGAAAGTGGCCGATCGCTTAAAAAGCCTACATAAAAGTGATAAAGCATCCTATGAGAAATTCTGGGGCGACATCCACCCCTTCATCAAATTCGGTGGACTTAGAGACGAAAAGTTCTATGACAAAGTTAAAGACATTATCTTATACAAAACAACAACCGGCGACTATGTGGTTCTAAGTGACTATCTGGAACGTAATAAAGATAAGCATGAAAATAAGGTCTATTATGTCACCGATCCGGTACAACAAGCCCAATATATTAAGATGTTCAAAGACCATGATATGGAAGCAGTCATCTTAGAACATAGCATCGATCAGGCTTTTATCTCTCATATTGAAGCTAAAACGAGCGATGTTAAGTTTGCAAGAATTGATGCTGACTTAACGGATGTAATGAAAGAAGAAATACATGAAGATGATCAAGATGCCCATAACGCATCTGCTGAACAACTTCAAAAGCTTTTTGCAGAGGTTCTGTCTAAAGAAGACATTAAGGTTCAACTGGAGTCTCTCAAATCAGAAGACATCTCTGCCGTTATTGTACTTGCTGAAGAATCCAGAAGAATGCAAGACATGAGCAAGATGTACGGCTTTATGGGTATGGGACTTGGAGATATGCCAAGTGATGAGACTTTGATTTTGAATAAGAAAAACAAGATTGTCGACTTCATACTCACCCACCAGGCGGAAGCGGATAAGAAAGAAGATGTGAAGCTTTTCTGTGAGCATTTATATGATTTGGCACTCATGAGCCATAAGCCTCTTGATGCTGAAGCCATGACAAAATTCATTCAACGCAGCCAGTCTTTATTAACTCGTATGATCTAATGTACGTGCCAAGGCTCATCTAATATCTAAGAAGAAAATAGCAGCCTCAAGACTTGGGATAAAAGCCCGATTCTTGGGGCTGTACTTATTCTATTCATTTGACAGTTGACTGAAAAAATGATAAGATTAACTCAATTTTATACGTTGTTTTGAACCTTGTTGTTCATCAACGAAAGTAGAGGCGCGATAGCTAAGAGTCATTATATGGATGCATTCAGGTGCAAATGATGTATAATTAAAGGAGATGTCGCCGAAGGTTTGGGTTACCTGTAAGCCCCTTCCTGGGCAACTGGTTAACAGCCATTTGACTGTCGTATACCTTGCGTATATGAAGTGCTACTTGTGTCTTATCATTCTGAGAATGCACAGTCGCACTTGTTGACTGTTTTTTATTGTCAAAAAATGGGTAAAGTTACTCAATCATCGATTAAACTTTAGGAGGAATCATATGTCAATATTTACCGGATCCGGCGTAGCAATAGTAACACCTATGAATGTAGACGAAAGTGTTAACTATGACAAATTAAGAGAACTGATTGATTTTCAAATCGATCACGGCACCAATTGTATCGTTATATGCGGTACCACTGGCGAAGCATCCACACTCACAGATGAAGAACAATTAGAATGTATCCGTGTAGCTGTAGAACATACGAATAAACGTGTACCTGTTATGGCCGGTACAGGTAGTAACCATACCGCCCATGGTATTGAGCTTTCGCAAAAAGCAGAAGCACTTGGTGCAGATGCCTTGCTCCTTGTAACACCCTATTATAACAAAACCACACAAAAAGGCCTTATCCGTCATTATACGGAGATTGCTGCTGCTGTAAGTATTCCTATTATGCTCTATAACGTACCATCAAGAACAGGCCTTAATATAGAACCTTCAACTGCAAAAGCACTATCTCTTGTTGACAACATCGTTGCCATCAAAGAAGCCAGTGGCAACATTGCCCAAGTGGTTGATCTTGCCCATGCAGTAGAAGGTCGATTGGACATATACTCCGGTAACGATGATCAGATTCTCCCCCTTCTTGCCCTTGGTGGCAAAGGTGTTGTTTCTGTTATTGCCAATATCTTACCAAAAGAAACCCATGATATCGTGGCCAATTATAGAACCGGTGACTTAGAAGGTGCCCTTGCCAGACAACTTAAGATGCACGAGCTGACAAAAGCCATCTTCTGTGAAGTCAATCCCGTACCTATAAAAAAAGCCCTTAATCTTATGGGGATGAATGTAGGACCTACAAGAGGACCGCTTTTTGAAATGGAACCTGCCAATGTCGAGTATCTAAAAAAAGCTATGCTTGATATGGGCTTGAACGTGCAATAAAAGGAGGTTCGCCATGACACGAATTATTATGCACGGTTGTAACGGCAAAATGGGTCAGGTTATATCCTCATTGGTAGCAGAAAACGATCAAGTGACCATCGTAGCCGGTATCGACCCTTATATGGGCATAGAAAACCCTTACCCAGTGTTTGAAACACCGGAACAATGTCATGTAAAAGCAGATGTCATCATCGATTTCTCAAATGCAAATGCCGTTGACGCCATCTTAGATTATAGTGCTAAAACAAGTATCCCTATCGTTGTATGTACCACCGGTCTTAGTGAAGACCAAGTAGCACATCTTAAGGCAATCAGTGAAAAAGTTGCTGTATTGTTTTCAGCCAATATGTCCCTTGGTATTAATTTGCTGATTAGCTTGGCTCAAAAAGCAACAAAAATTCTGACGGATGCGAACTTTGATATTGAGATCATCGAGAAACATCATAACCAGAAAGTTGATGCACCAAGCGGTACGGCTCTAGCCATCGCAGACGGCATCAACTATACACTGGATCATACTTATAATTACAAATATGATCGTAGTGCAGAACGCATTAAACGACCCAAGAAAGAGATTGGTATCCATGCCATTCGTGGTGGTACCATCGTTGGTGAACATGATGTTATTTTTGCCGGCGAAGATGAGATTATTGAAATCAATCACAAAGCCATGTCCAAACGTATTTTTGCCGTAGGTGCTGTGAATGCTGCCAGATTCTTAGATGGCAAACCTGCTGGTCTCTATAACATGGGCGACCTTATGACGTTTTAAGCTACAGGAGGCAAAGTATGCAAACAAAAAATAATTTGATCATTATCAGTGTGGATGCCCTAAATAAGTTGGACTATAAGACCTTATTAGGCCTGCCAACTTTTGCCGGCTTTCTACGTGAAGGTGCTCATGTTAAAGAAGTGACCAGTGTTTACCCAACCGTCACTTATACCTGTCATACTTCTTTGTCCACCGGCCACTACCCTTCTGTTCATGGCATCTATAACAATGAACTTCCTGATCCTGCCAAAGCAACCCTTCAAGATTGGCATTGGTATGAACGGGACATTAAAGTACCTACTTTTTTTGATTATGCCAATCAGGCCGGTCTAAAAACCGCGGCTGTCTTGTGGCCGGTTATGGCTGGTGCTAACATCGATTACAATATCCCTGAAATCTGGTCACCAGATCATTCCATTAGCCGTCTTAAGCTTTTCTGGGATTATGGCACTAAAAATATGTTATGGCCTGTAGTCAAGTATAAGCGACTATTAAAAGGCACGACCCAGCCTTACTTGGATAATTTTAGTGAAGCTGTTTCCCATTATATCTTAAAGAAGAAAAAGCCCAATCTAATGGCCATACATTTTACAGAGCTGGATACCATGCGACATATCCATGGCCTAAAGAGTAAAGAAAGTCTCAAAGCCTTAAAGCGTATTGACCAGCGCATTGAACGCTTGATTCAAACCCTTGAAAAAAACGGTCAACTGCCACATACCAATATTGTTTTACTTGGGGACCACGGGACCCATGATTTTGATACCGTTATTGAGATCAATAGTTTATTTAAAAAAGAAGGCCTTCTTACAACCGATGCTGACAATAAGATTACTTCATGGCAAGCCTATGCTTGTACTTGTGGTGGCTCATGTCAGATTCATATTCATGAAAAAGCTACAGAAGAGATACGAACAAAAATCAAAGTGGTCTTAGAGGCTTTTACAAAAATGCCTGAAACGCCACTACGCTTCATGTTGACCCATGATGAAGCTTCCGAAAAATACAACTTATCCGGAGACTTTAGCTATATTCTAGAAGCTAAGGACCGTCATGTTTTTAGAAACAGTGCCTCAGGTAAAATCATACATGATAGTAAAGACGATCCGGACACCTATATTGGTGATCATGGTTTTATGCCTGAGCACCCGGATCAAAAAACCTTACTCTTAATGAAAGGCCCTTCCATTAAAAAAGGCGCTGTGCTATTGCACAGTCACCTGGTTGATGAAGGACCCACCTTTGCCGCTTTGTTAGGCCTTAAAATGGAGAAAGTAGAAGGTAGAGTATTAGAAGAATTGATGCATCTATAAGACCTTAAGCATGTTTTTGTTTGAATTTATCTCGTATTTGCTTGTAGATATTGTAGATGAGCTGCTCTTTAAGTAGGATTAAGGTCAACCCATAGATGACCATACCGAGGGTGATATCTATTCCTATTATGGCTAAGTTACCTTTAGTTGATACACCCAACATGGGGTTCAAATACTGATTTAACAAATATACACTACCACCCATGACCGCAGTGGCCATTAAGGTCTTAAACAAGGTGTTAAAGAATCGGTGAAGAGGAAATGAATTGAACTGCCTGCTAAAGAGAAAGAAGCTGAGTACAGCACCACAGTAGAAGGCAATGGATGTACCGTTGGCGATGCCTGCAAAGCCATACTTGCCCACTAAAAGATTATTAAGTCCAATATTCACCAAAATAATGAAGCCGCCTATAAGCAAAGGGATTCGTCGAATGCCTAGCGTATAGTAGGCTTTATTTAATACATCTATAAACCCGAAAGCAATCATAAAAGAGGTATATCCGGTAAAAGCAATGGTGGTGGCGATGGTGCCGCTTGCGTCAAAGACACCCCGTTCAAAAATAAGGGCAATCACATAGGGGCCGGTCAGTATCAAACCAATGGACATCGGAATCAAGAGTAATAATACACTCCTTAGAACGTTAATGACAGATTGATATAAGCCTTCATGGTTTTCATCTAGGAACTTCTCATTGAATTTTGGAAACATGACCGCCGTAATACCATATACCGTTGTTGTTACTATAGCCTTAAAAAGCATATTACCATAATAAATAGCAGAGACATTTCCGTCACCTAGAAAAGAAGCAGCTTTGTTGTCTATGACAATATTGAACTGATGGGTCAATGTAACCAAGATGATGGGAATAATCCCAATAAAAAAGTGTTTTAACGCCGGGTGCTTAAAATCAATATGCCCCATAAGAGGTACCAGTTTATGTTTAATAACTGAAGGTGCTAGGACAATCATCTGAAGCAACCACCCGATCATGGTGATTAAGGCAAGGCCTGCAATACCGTTTGTTTCAATACCGATAGCCAGATAGATGAAGAACAGAATGTTATATGGAAAACTAATCATTGCTGGTAAGATAAACTTTTCATGGGCTTGCATAGCACCTACAAACAGATAGGTTAGAGAAATAAACAAGATGGAAGGTATCATAATCCGGGTCATTTGTATGGTCATCTCAAGTTTTTCACCGGTATAACCCGTCGCAAACAGCTTTACAATCCATGGCGCTGCTATATAATAAGCAATGCCCATCACAAGAGATAATAAAACAACTGCATTAAAAATACTGCTAATACCCTTGGTATCTTCTTGGTTTTTTCTATACCGGACAAATATAGGAATGATATTGGTGGCGATCGCGCTACCAATACCAAGAAACACACTGGTGGTCAAACTTAAAGTCATAAAGAAAACATCGGATTCAAAATCAGCACCTAATTTGTAGCCGATAAAGGTATCTCTTAATAACCCCACCACTTTGCCAATCAAGGTTAGCCCAATAATGACCACAATCATATTTAGGGATGAATCTTTTTTATTTCTTACCATGGGAACCTCGCATTTATCTGGATACGGTTGTCTTAGGATACAGGTCTGTCAATCGATAGGTCATTTTACTACTTCCTGAAAATGTAAAACTAAGGGTCTGAAAGCTGTCGTACAGGTTCACACTGTTATTCTCTTCTACTTGGTACAAAAGACCGTTTAAATCGATGTAACGAACACCATCATACCACTGATTTTTGTCTTCTGTTGCTCCGGCATTAATATAAAATACATTCTTACCGGACTTGGCAACAAATTCTCTTAATAGTTCATGGATTTGTTGACGCTCATATTGAAAAAATCCTTTTTCATTGCTGGTAAGGCTCTGTGTTCCAAGAATAATGATTGTATTTTGAACCGTTGTGGCAAGTGTGGTTTTTAACTTATTCCATTGTGTTTCATCGGTCATCACCATACTGCCTGTGCCCATAGCAAGAGATATTAGCCTAGCCCCTTCCATGTCTAAAACGCTATATTGGTTCTTGTAGATATAATGATTTTTGAGCAGTTTATTTCCGTCAATATGGGTCTGACCGGCAAAAATACCGTAGCCTGCGCCGTTCATTGTTTCATATACCTTTTCCATAACAATGCTATCTAGCAACCGGTTTTGTTTAACCGTTGTTCCAAAAATATTGACCGTAAAACCGGCTTCAGGCAAGGCTTCATATAATGGATCCTTGGTATCCGGATCAAATATATTCAAGGTTATGCTCGTTCGTTTCCCTTGATAATAGGCAGTTATGGTGGTTTTTCCCCCTTCCATAGGGATGAAGGTATTGTTGCTAATCGTACCAAACCCACCGGACATACTCCATGCAATCTGACCTGCATCTATGGCCACAGGGTTATAATTCATGTCTCTGGCTAAAAGCTTAATACCAATTGGTTTTGACACCATATATGGTGATTTATCCACTTTAATTAATAGGTTGTAAGCCTCTGTTGCCGGTGCCTCTGATCGGATGCCCAGTCCAATCGTTGTCATCGGTATCGTCTCGTCCATTAGGACATTTCTTTGGGTTAAGGCAAAGGCACCCGGACCACGAATCGCCATAGAAGGTGCATCCTCTTCATCTATATACAAAGCATCTACAACATCATAATCTAACAAATAATCTTGCATCTCTTCATGGGTAGCGCCAATGCTGCTTTGATTATATTCTGCCACTATAAAAACCAGTGTCTGACGGTCTGTCGTAACACCATAGACGGATCTGGCCATACGCTCATTCTCTTTTTTATTGCCTTCCCATACTTTTTCACCGTCTTGAAGCAAGACACCTTCATCTTCTAGGGCCTCAAGCAATCGTTCTTCATCAATCACATTCCCTTCAAAGATATCCTTGATTGTACCACCTATGGCACCGGTATAGGTAGCATCATGGGCCGTCATTTCAACTAAGGTTTCCATGTCATTAGTATGGTTTCTGCTCGTAATGGTATCCAGTATTAAAGTTGGTTCAGACAATGCCATTTTCATAACATGAAGGTTCACCCACCCCTTCGCTGTTAACCGACCTTTAACCTCATAGATTAACCCTTTGGCCACTTGCTCTGTCGTGACTTTCTCATGAACCGCCGGTAATGTTGATGCTGTGATTTCTTGACCGCTCATAATGAGCATACCCATAAAGATGGCTATGAATATGAAACCTATATTTATTTTTTTTGTATACCAAGACTTCAACAACATCCAACACACCTTCTTAATAAAGCTTTACTATAGCGTCATGATTTTCTCAAGCAACATTTTATTTTGATCTGCTTTTAGACGCATCTCCGTTACTTTTTCGTGGATTTTTTCTCGAATGTCTTCGTAATGATCAAAAATCTCATTCAAGATGACTTTCACTTCTTCAGTTTCAAAATCAGTTACATCTTCTATATAAGGTTGATCCAATTCCTTCATATAATATCTAACTTTGTGAGAATAAGAAAATCCAATCATAGGCACATCTTTTAGTGCTGCATAGAGTAATGCATGAAGGCGCATACTAAGCACCAAGGTCATTTCCCCCATGATCTCAATCAAAGTTTTGGCATCATACTTGTGCCTTAGTATAACTGCTTCGTTTTTCATATAGCTTGATATGGCTTCGCAAGTCACTAAATCAGCAGGATGTTTCATCGGGATAAGTATGATTTTGGCACCATAGCTTGTACTTAAGTAGTCACAGATCTCGGCTATTTTTCTACTGCAGTGGTGACTGTTTTTCCATTCTCTAAATAGAACGCCAACCAACTTATCATCTTTTTCAATATGCGCTTCCTTTAGAATCTCATCAATATGCACATCCAGTGGTGGAAAAGAAAACACCGGATCTGCCGTTACATGAATCTCCGGACGATCAATACCCATGTGTTTAAGTTCACTTTGTGACATACGTTCACGTAAAGTAATAATATCCACTTGATTGACCACTAACTTCGTCAAAAAACGATTGAAGCGATGACCGATTGGACCGATGCCGTTGGCATAGAGCATGATTTTTTTTCTACTTATTCTTGCAAACCATAGTATGAAAAGGTAATAATACAGGGATCTGTTGCTGGTCTCATCTTGCAACAGACTACCACCACCCATAAGAACGATGTCACTTTTGATGATGGCCTTGATTACTTTGACAAAGTTGAATTTTTCCACAGCTGCAACACCATATTCCAATCTGGTACTGGGAGGATTATTGGATAATATGGTGATTTCATGTTCGAGTGATATTTCTCTAATATCTTTACATATTGACGTTAAAATAGCATCATCACCTGAATTAAAGTAGCCATAATAACCGGATATTAATATTTTTTTCAAATTAATCAACATCCTTTCTATGGCCACACTTATACATGGCTACAATGATTGCAGCACAAACCCAGAAATAAATCACCATGAAAGGTAATTCAAAAATATTTTCAACAAAATTATGAATAAGCACACCAATCATACCTGAAAAAATGCCATAAGCTAAAATCCGATTTTCTTTTTCCGTGATGCCTAGAATATATCTTACACTATTAAAAAGTAGGGTCATAATTAAAAGTGCATAAGTTGTGATGCCGACATAGCCAGTCTCAATAAAAGTCTTTAGGTAATAGTTGTCCATATAAAAAGGCGAGAGGTTATGATTGGTTGCAACTGCACCACCGAATCTGCCTAAACCAAGACCAATGGTCTTATCATTGGCAACCTTGTCAAGACCATAGTTGTATCTATAAATCCGACCACCATTGGCTGATTTTATCCTATACTCTTGGGTAAACATGTAACTAAAACGGTTATAAATAGCGTCTAAATTAAAGAGCGCTGCTAACACCACAGCAAAGATAAATAAAATCATACGTCTTGCCATAAATAAGAAGAAAACGATAATGGATAAAAACGCAGCAATCCAAGCACCTCTTGAGAAGGTTACTAATAGACTGACACCCATTGCCAGTGTAAAAATAAGGGCTATTATTTTAAGTATTATATCCTTATGAGCGATAAACATAGCAAATCCAATAGGTATGAATAAAACCAATAGAGACGCAAATGCATTGGGACTGTCAATAATGGAATAGGCTCTCGTGGTAATGGTCTCTCCACTATCCACCCAATTGCCCAGCATAGGTGCTTTGGTCAAATATTGATAGATGCCGTGAAAACCTAACAAGCCTATACCAACGATGAATATCCAGAGGGTCCTATGTATAATCATTCTGTCTCTTAATAACTGTAGGGCCAAATAATACCAAAGAACATGTTGTACTACCACTCTAAAGCCTTCAATGGCAACAGCAAAGTCTGGTGAATTCATAAATACCAACAGCATAAACATCAATGCAAAGAAAGCAATCGGTAGATCCATCGCTGAATAGACATACCTTTTGTTCCATATAATACGTCTATAAACAAAGAAAGCTACAATGAGTAGAAAAAGTAATTCATCCCATGTACCGGATAAAGGGCCTGCAACAATTCTAACGAGCTTATCCACATATACATATAGGGCAATGATATAGATAAAGTTAGCTTCTTTAACAATCGCACCGACAAAACTGTTTTTTGTCAGGTTCTTGTAGACACCTCTAAAGAAAACAACCAACCAACTTT from Petrocella atlantisensis includes:
- a CDS encoding phosphodiester glycosidase family protein, with translation MLLKSWYTKKINIGFIFIAIFMGMLIMSGQEITASTLPAVHEKVTTEQVAKGLIYEVKGRLTAKGWVNLHVMKMALSEPTLILDTITSRNHTNDMETLVEMTAHDATYTGAIGGTIKDIFEGNVIDEERLLEALEDEGVLLQDGEKVWEGNKKENERMARSVYGVTTDRQTLVFIVAEYNQSSIGATHEEMQDYLLDYDVVDALYIDEEDAPSMAIRGPGAFALTQRNVLMDETIPMTTIGLGIRSEAPATEAYNLLIKVDKSPYMVSKPIGIKLLARDMNYNPVAIDAGQIAWSMSGGFGTISNNTFIPMEGGKTTITAYYQGKRTSITLNIFDPDTKDPLYEALPEAGFTVNIFGTTVKQNRLLDSIVMEKVYETMNGAGYGIFAGQTHIDGNKLLKNHYIYKNQYSVLDMEGARLISLAMGTGSMVMTDETQWNKLKTTLATTVQNTIIILGTQSLTSNEKGFFQYERQQIHELLREFVAKSGKNVFYINAGATEDKNQWYDGVRYIDLNGLLYQVEENNSVNLYDSFQTLSFTFSGSSKMTYRLTDLYPKTTVSR
- the csaB gene encoding polysaccharide pyruvyl transferase CsaB, which produces MKKILISGYYGYFNSGDDAILTSICKDIREISLEHEITILSNNPPSTRLEYGVAAVEKFNFVKVIKAIIKSDIVLMGGGSLLQDETSNRSLYYYLFILWFARISRKKIMLYANGIGPIGHRFNRFLTKLVVNQVDIITLRERMSQSELKHMGIDRPEIHVTADPVFSFPPLDVHIDEILKEAHIEKDDKLVGVLFREWKNSHHCSRKIAEICDYLSTSYGAKIILIPMKHPADLVTCEAISSYMKNEAVILRHKYDAKTLIEIMGEMTLVLSMRLHALLYAALKDVPMIGFSYSHKVRYYMKELDQPYIEDVTDFETEEVKVILNEIFDHYEDIREKIHEKVTEMRLKADQNKMLLEKIMTL
- a CDS encoding O-antigen ligase family protein → MGKTMDILRRKIYESFIFNFILNLVEMAKHSHVMKPNSKTLIKTHPEKFMDFFLIRFLLFIDEILEKAFKPFRKLWDQSWLVVFFRGVYKNLTKNSFVGAIVKEANFIYIIALYVYVDKLVRIVAGPLSGTWDELLFLLIVAFFVYRRIIWNKRYVYSAMDLPIAFFALMFMLLVFMNSPDFAVAIEGFRVVVQHVLWYYLALQLLRDRMIIHRTLWIFIVGIGLLGFHGIYQYLTKAPMLGNWVDSGETITTRAYSIIDSPNAFASLLVLFIPIGFAMFIAHKDIILKIIALIFTLAMGVSLLVTFSRGAWIAAFLSIIVFFLFMARRMILFIFAVVLAALFNLDAIYNRFSYMFTQEYRIKSANGGRIYRYNYGLDKVANDKTIGLGLGRFGGAVATNHNLSPFYMDNYYLKTFIETGYVGITTYALLIMTLLFNSVRYILGITEKENRILAYGIFSGMIGVLIHNFVENIFELPFMVIYFWVCAAIIVAMYKCGHRKDVD